One Nonomuraea angiospora DNA segment encodes these proteins:
- a CDS encoding glycosyltransferase: MTHPRRRLVIVVRADPVICGHSGEARNLAEVALTRGFDDVRLLTWPIPTLQAAGLPLKPLDRLLPYSAGITVERPEPVGDYRVPDGRHQAGLTGRLVELLAEPLRTTCLSMYLAPHTAVVVDAVAAARAAGFAPDVHTIAKAVGSDVTNVIRSCLREGRFGAATVLFTTFLANDEVVAVSEYTREEIVASAEQVDAHCGTTFAEQCRRRVTVSYPPIDSAAFLDLDPAQVDAALARRGLERDGYILFLSRVTRAKGVHDLLAAFGRMRCRSRVKLAVVGTGPALEQARAAAAGDDRVVFFTDVDDQEKPLLMRGCAAYVLPTKPEPEFVETFGIALAEKMLSGGGPIVTTTTGGTLEAVGDTAVVIEPGDIAGLIAAVDRVVLDLPAAERQDLELRARARAMSFDRVAVFDGLFPQGTPAVASH, encoded by the coding sequence ATGACCCACCCCCGTCGCCGTCTCGTCATCGTGGTCAGGGCCGACCCGGTCATCTGCGGCCACTCCGGCGAAGCCCGCAACCTCGCCGAGGTGGCGCTGACCCGCGGGTTCGATGACGTACGGCTGCTGACCTGGCCGATCCCGACGCTGCAGGCGGCCGGGCTGCCGCTCAAGCCGCTGGACCGGCTGCTGCCGTACAGCGCCGGGATCACCGTGGAGCGGCCGGAGCCGGTCGGTGACTACCGGGTGCCCGACGGGCGCCACCAGGCCGGGCTCACCGGCCGCCTCGTCGAGCTGCTCGCCGAGCCGTTACGCACGACCTGCCTGTCCATGTACCTCGCCCCGCACACCGCGGTGGTCGTGGACGCGGTCGCGGCCGCGCGGGCGGCCGGGTTCGCGCCGGACGTCCACACCATCGCGAAGGCCGTCGGCTCCGACGTCACCAACGTGATCCGCTCGTGCCTGCGGGAAGGCCGGTTCGGCGCGGCGACCGTGCTGTTCACCACCTTCCTGGCCAACGACGAGGTCGTGGCGGTCTCCGAGTACACCCGGGAGGAGATCGTCGCCTCGGCCGAGCAGGTGGACGCCCACTGCGGCACCACGTTCGCCGAACAGTGCCGGCGCCGTGTCACCGTCAGCTACCCGCCGATCGACTCCGCCGCCTTCCTCGACCTGGACCCGGCCCAGGTGGACGCCGCGCTCGCCCGACGCGGCCTGGAGCGCGACGGATACATCCTGTTCCTGTCCCGCGTGACCCGGGCCAAGGGGGTCCACGACCTGCTGGCCGCCTTCGGCCGGATGCGCTGCCGGTCGCGGGTGAAACTGGCCGTCGTCGGCACCGGCCCGGCGCTGGAGCAGGCGCGGGCGGCGGCTGCGGGCGACGACCGGGTGGTCTTCTTCACCGACGTCGACGACCAGGAGAAGCCGCTGCTCATGCGCGGCTGCGCGGCCTACGTGCTGCCCACCAAGCCCGAGCCCGAGTTCGTGGAGACGTTCGGCATCGCGCTGGCCGAGAAGATGCTCTCCGGCGGCGGGCCGATCGTCACCACCACGACGGGCGGGACCCTCGAGGCGGTCGGTGACACCGCCGTCGTCATCGAACCCGGAGATATCGCCGGTCTCATCGCGGCCGTGGACCGGGTGGTCCTCGACCTGCCCGCCGCCGAACGGCAGGACCTGGAGCTCCGCGCCCGCGCCCGCGCGATGTCCTTCGACCGGGTCGCGGTGTTCGACGGCCTGTTCCCGCAGGGGACGCCCGCCGTTGCTTCTCACTGA
- a CDS encoding acyl-homoserine-lactone synthase, producing MGDSPGERRAQRIVVGGAGELPAWLLDGMFRLRHTVFYERLRWDVESLHGRERDFYDDCDPVYVIGYMEDRQEVTGCCRLLPTVGPYMLRDVFSEALRGGRAPCDPAVWELSRLATAGAWSHKATVGFGPLARALLREAFRWVDRRGDTVVAVSSVAVERSVNAMGVPTRRLGDGGATRLGSLLCSAYTTSTRDFLDKAGQ from the coding sequence GTGGGCGATTCACCGGGGGAGAGACGCGCGCAACGGATCGTGGTCGGCGGAGCGGGCGAGTTGCCGGCGTGGCTGCTCGACGGCATGTTCCGCCTGCGCCACACGGTGTTCTACGAACGCCTGCGCTGGGACGTCGAAAGCCTGCACGGCAGGGAGCGCGACTTCTACGACGACTGCGACCCGGTCTACGTGATCGGTTACATGGAGGACCGCCAGGAGGTCACGGGGTGCTGCCGGCTGCTCCCGACCGTCGGTCCGTACATGCTCCGCGACGTCTTCTCCGAGGCGTTACGCGGCGGCCGGGCCCCATGCGATCCGGCCGTGTGGGAGCTCAGCCGGCTGGCCACCGCGGGCGCCTGGTCCCACAAGGCGACGGTGGGGTTCGGGCCGCTCGCCCGCGCGCTGCTCCGGGAGGCGTTCCGCTGGGTCGACCGGCGCGGTGACACGGTGGTCGCGGTCTCCAGCGTGGCGGTGGAGCGCAGCGTGAACGCCATGGGCGTGCCGACCCGGCGGCTCGGCGACGGCGGGGCGACGCGGCTGGGCAGCCTGCTCTGCTCGGCCTACACCACCTCCACGAGGGACTTCCTGGACAAGGCGGGCCAGTGA
- a CDS encoding NAD(P)-dependent oxidoreductase, translating into MSAATLVLLPPHDPATAGWRARLEQAVPELVVLQPETREEAARALAEADAAYGTLPADLLAHAGRLRWLQAPQAGPPPGFYHPALVAHPVQVTNMRDTYTDHVAAHALALVLALARGLPRYAREQARASWAPDWDPGAVLSLGEATALVVGVGAVGAEVGRLLAAFGTRVVGVDARRGGPVPGFAEVLPADALDRLLPEADLVILTVPHTPATEGLLDARRLALAKPGAYVVNIGRGPILRLDDLTAALAAGRLAGAALDVFETEPLPPDHPLWRRPDVLITPHVGGVGPHGEERRFAVLLENARRFVAGRELINLVDKSEWY; encoded by the coding sequence GTGAGCGCAGCGACCCTGGTGCTGCTGCCGCCGCACGATCCGGCCACCGCGGGCTGGCGGGCCCGGCTGGAGCAGGCGGTGCCGGAGCTCGTCGTCCTCCAGCCGGAGACGCGCGAGGAGGCGGCGCGGGCGCTGGCGGAGGCCGACGCCGCCTACGGCACGCTGCCCGCGGACCTGCTGGCGCACGCCGGACGGCTGCGCTGGCTGCAGGCCCCGCAGGCCGGGCCGCCTCCGGGTTTCTACCATCCGGCCCTGGTCGCGCACCCCGTGCAGGTCACCAACATGCGCGACACCTACACCGACCACGTGGCCGCGCACGCGCTGGCGCTCGTGCTCGCGCTGGCCAGGGGCCTGCCCAGGTACGCCCGCGAACAGGCCCGCGCGAGCTGGGCGCCCGACTGGGACCCCGGCGCCGTGCTCTCCCTGGGCGAGGCCACCGCCCTGGTGGTGGGGGTGGGCGCGGTCGGGGCCGAGGTCGGCAGGCTGCTGGCGGCGTTCGGCACCAGGGTCGTGGGCGTGGACGCCCGGCGCGGCGGGCCCGTGCCGGGCTTCGCCGAGGTGCTGCCGGCCGACGCGCTCGACCGGCTGCTTCCCGAGGCGGACCTGGTCATCCTGACCGTTCCGCACACCCCGGCCACCGAGGGCCTGCTGGACGCGCGGCGGCTGGCGCTGGCCAAGCCCGGGGCGTACGTCGTCAACATCGGCCGCGGGCCCATCCTGCGGCTCGACGACCTGACGGCCGCCCTGGCCGCGGGACGCCTGGCCGGCGCGGCCCTGGACGTCTTCGAGACCGAGCCGCTTCCGCCCGATCACCCGCTCTGGCGGCGGCCGGACGTGCTCATCACCCCGCACGTGGGGGGCGTGGGGCCGCATGGCGAGGAGCGGCGCTTCGCCGTACTGCTGGAGAACGCCCGCCGCTTCGTGGCCGGGCGCGAACTGATCAATCTGGTCGACAAGTCCGAATGGTACTGA
- a CDS encoding mandelate racemase/muconate lactonizing enzyme family protein, whose amino-acid sequence MNRIARVETFTVGLPSLRDFAVAGGSVVQGGRPAVRVLVKVTADDGAIGWGEATPIPSWTYETTESIVSTIDNYLAPAAVGRPLWDLDGLCRAFDRTISKGFSIGMPLARAAVDVACHDAYARSLGLSLGELWGRRRRDTIELAWIVATESAAVAADSVAEGRALGYRHVKVKVGLHTEDEDVAIVEAVRAAAPDAVLWVDANQGYTAAAALRVARRLTGLDVAVFEQPLPSNDVAGLRRLRDASPIPVAVDESLRHPSDLATFVRLDAIDVAVAKVQRCGGLTLALRQCQLAEDCGLAIMGSGLTESDIGLAASLHLFAAFGVDTPVDLNGRQFITSPYATDPVITVTGGVAHVPTGPGLGIGVDEEAVRALAL is encoded by the coding sequence GTGAACCGGATAGCACGCGTCGAGACCTTCACCGTGGGCCTGCCCTCGCTGCGCGACTTCGCCGTGGCGGGCGGGTCCGTCGTCCAGGGCGGCCGGCCGGCCGTCAGGGTCCTGGTGAAGGTCACCGCCGACGACGGGGCCATCGGGTGGGGCGAGGCCACCCCGATCCCCTCCTGGACGTACGAGACCACCGAGTCCATCGTCTCCACCATCGACAACTACCTGGCCCCGGCGGCCGTCGGCCGTCCGCTGTGGGACCTGGACGGGCTCTGCCGCGCCTTCGACCGTACGATCAGCAAGGGCTTCTCGATCGGCATGCCGCTGGCGCGCGCGGCGGTGGACGTGGCCTGCCACGACGCCTACGCCCGCAGCCTCGGCCTGTCCCTCGGCGAGCTGTGGGGCCGGCGCAGGCGCGACACCATCGAGCTGGCCTGGATCGTGGCCACCGAGTCGGCCGCCGTGGCCGCGGACTCGGTGGCCGAGGGCCGCGCGCTCGGCTACCGCCACGTCAAGGTCAAGGTCGGCCTGCACACCGAGGACGAGGACGTGGCCATCGTGGAGGCCGTGCGCGCCGCCGCGCCCGACGCGGTGCTCTGGGTGGACGCCAACCAGGGCTACACGGCCGCCGCCGCGCTCCGGGTGGCCCGGCGCCTGACCGGCCTGGACGTGGCCGTCTTCGAGCAGCCGCTGCCGTCCAACGACGTCGCCGGGCTGCGCCGCCTGCGTGACGCCAGCCCCATCCCGGTGGCCGTGGACGAGAGCCTGCGCCATCCGAGCGACCTGGCGACGTTCGTCCGGCTCGACGCCATCGACGTCGCCGTCGCCAAGGTGCAGCGCTGCGGCGGGCTGACCCTGGCGCTGCGCCAGTGCCAGCTCGCCGAGGACTGCGGCCTGGCGATCATGGGCTCCGGCCTCACCGAGTCCGACATCGGGCTGGCCGCCTCGCTCCACCTGTTCGCCGCGTTCGGCGTGGACACGCCGGTCGACCTCAACGGCCGGCAGTTCATCACCAGCCCCTACGCCACGGATCCGGTCATCACGGTCACCGGCGGCGTCGCCCACGTGCCCACCGGCCCCGGCCTGGGGATCGGCGTGGACGAGGAGGCGGTCCGCGCGCTCGCTCTCTGA
- a CDS encoding glycoside hydrolase domain-containing protein, producing MLDNVDPFIGTSATDLPRARGLAATWWWPKPQVGNTHPGATSPLGMVSACAYSGAYPTGYGRYTKNTEGVPEEMLGRLQASGFTHFQQSGTGAIRKYYNYVRVTPMVQPLDVLGEAWELHDEVAEAGYYAATLDTGVRCELTVGAKVAVHRYTFPQHSSARVVIDLSCGGLDIELGRTVPLRAQVESMGHGRTQGTVVMEGVPLSVVVDVDSPGWRQMLWYDRRLIDGGTRLDFDSIRHTTLRPFGMLYMGPAAPGQTIEVRLGFSLRGCDQARDNLERECGQGRPAFDAVRARTRARWADHLDRVQVEGGTPARRTVFATALYHALIKPCVADDESPFWPTPGPFAFDVCTMWDIYKTQLPLLAAIAPDRAADLLESLIRVCEEEGNFPIGYRMSRGADRFFRQASALAHTALADAHALGWAGLDWNWALVHMVDDLRRMYGEDFFEHGVVHPITHTLDLAYAHHCTAQVARALNDRRLAADLEDRSRHWSNAFDPGTGLLRDSEFYEGGKWNYSFRLLHDMAARIALAGGDAAFIDKLDRFFGFGAAPVTQPGRRPRTAEMAAGYALNRFEGLNNEPDMEAPWAYHYAGRPDRTAQVVHSALTWQFGTGPGGLPGNDDSGGLSSWYVWASLGLFPVAGQNLFLVNAPAFERAVLRAGGNEFVIETSGLRETPIGVDGLDHDPPAHYVQSATLNGEPLHATHLSAATVHRGGRLHLRLGPEPSAWGRGIRPPSLSDPPATPEEA from the coding sequence ATCCTCGACAACGTTGATCCATTCATCGGCACCTCGGCGACCGACCTGCCCCGGGCACGTGGTCTGGCCGCCACTTGGTGGTGGCCGAAACCGCAGGTGGGCAACACCCACCCGGGGGCCACCTCGCCGCTCGGCATGGTGTCGGCCTGTGCCTACTCCGGCGCGTACCCGACGGGGTACGGGAGATACACGAAGAACACCGAAGGCGTGCCCGAGGAGATGCTGGGGCGGCTGCAGGCGTCCGGTTTCACCCACTTCCAGCAGTCCGGCACCGGCGCGATCCGCAAGTACTACAACTACGTCCGGGTCACGCCGATGGTGCAGCCGCTGGACGTGCTGGGGGAGGCCTGGGAGCTGCACGACGAGGTGGCAGAGGCGGGCTACTACGCGGCCACCCTGGACACCGGGGTCCGCTGCGAGCTCACCGTGGGCGCCAAGGTCGCCGTGCACCGGTACACCTTCCCGCAGCACAGCAGCGCCCGGGTGGTGATCGACCTGTCCTGCGGCGGCCTGGACATCGAGCTCGGCCGTACGGTGCCGCTGCGGGCCCAGGTGGAGAGCATGGGGCACGGGCGGACCCAGGGCACGGTGGTGATGGAGGGCGTCCCGCTGTCGGTGGTCGTGGACGTCGACAGCCCGGGCTGGCGGCAGATGCTCTGGTACGACCGGCGGCTCATCGACGGCGGCACCCGCCTCGACTTCGACAGCATCCGGCACACCACGCTGCGCCCCTTCGGCATGCTCTACATGGGTCCGGCCGCGCCGGGGCAGACCATCGAGGTCCGGCTGGGCTTCTCGCTGCGCGGGTGCGACCAGGCGCGCGACAACCTGGAGCGCGAGTGCGGGCAGGGGCGGCCGGCGTTCGACGCGGTACGCGCCAGGACCCGCGCCCGCTGGGCCGATCACCTCGACCGGGTCCAGGTCGAGGGCGGCACGCCGGCCCGCCGGACAGTGTTCGCGACGGCGCTCTACCACGCGCTGATCAAGCCGTGCGTCGCCGACGACGAGAGCCCGTTCTGGCCGACCCCCGGGCCGTTCGCGTTCGACGTGTGCACCATGTGGGACATCTACAAGACCCAGCTGCCGCTGCTCGCGGCCATCGCCCCCGACCGGGCCGCGGACCTGCTGGAGTCGCTGATCCGGGTCTGCGAGGAAGAGGGCAACTTCCCGATCGGCTACCGGATGTCCCGCGGGGCCGACCGGTTCTTCCGCCAGGCCAGCGCGCTCGCGCACACCGCGCTGGCGGACGCCCACGCGCTCGGCTGGGCGGGCCTGGACTGGAACTGGGCGCTCGTCCACATGGTCGACGACCTGCGCCGGATGTACGGCGAGGACTTCTTCGAGCACGGGGTGGTGCACCCCATCACCCACACCCTCGACCTCGCCTACGCCCACCACTGCACGGCACAGGTCGCCCGGGCGCTGAACGACCGGCGCCTCGCCGCCGACCTCGAGGACCGCAGCCGTCACTGGTCCAACGCCTTCGACCCGGGCACGGGGCTGCTGCGCGACTCGGAGTTCTACGAGGGCGGCAAGTGGAACTACTCGTTCAGGCTGCTGCACGACATGGCCGCGAGGATCGCCCTGGCCGGCGGCGACGCGGCCTTCATCGACAAGCTGGACCGGTTCTTCGGCTTCGGCGCCGCACCGGTGACGCAGCCCGGCCGGCGCCCGCGCACGGCGGAGATGGCGGCCGGTTACGCCCTCAACCGGTTCGAGGGGCTGAACAACGAGCCCGACATGGAGGCGCCGTGGGCCTACCACTACGCGGGCCGGCCCGACCGCACGGCCCAGGTGGTGCACTCGGCGCTGACCTGGCAGTTCGGCACCGGTCCCGGCGGGCTGCCCGGTAACGACGACTCCGGCGGCCTGAGCTCGTGGTACGTCTGGGCGTCGCTGGGCCTGTTCCCGGTCGCCGGCCAGAACCTGTTCCTGGTCAACGCGCCCGCCTTCGAACGGGCGGTGCTCCGGGCCGGCGGCAACGAGTTCGTCATCGAGACCAGCGGGCTCCGCGAGACCCCGATCGGCGTCGACGGCCTCGATCACGACCCGCCGGCACATTACGTACAGTCGGCGACCCTCAACGGCGAACCCCTGCACGCGACCCACCTGAGCGCCGCCACCGTGCACCGGGGCGGCCGGTTGCACCTGCGGCTGGGGCCGGAGCCGTCGGCGTGGGGCCGGGGGATCCGCCCGCCGTCCCTGTCCGATCCGCCCGCGACACCGGAGGAAGCGTGA
- a CDS encoding alpha/beta fold hydrolase → MTRCRASCVLLLSAAAVVPAPGAAAAGHGPCPSPGAARATVVLVHGAWADTSSWSGEVQALQRAGHAVRAVANPLRGLSGDAQTVRDFLRTLSGPVVLVGHSYGGSVITNAAAGDPDVKALVYVSAAAPDVGETTGQLSGSGSALGGDPATLYDRSSYPGSSGEAADLYLKRAVFLRFFAPDLPPAMANRLWASQRAASTVAFTTPSKAAAWKKIPSWYFIATGDRIIVPASQRAMARRAGSKVTEFPGGSHLALISHPDAVTRVIEDAVCSVR, encoded by the coding sequence ATGACGAGATGCCGAGCTTCGTGCGTCCTTCTCCTGTCGGCCGCGGCCGTCGTACCGGCGCCCGGCGCGGCGGCGGCGGGGCACGGGCCGTGCCCCTCGCCGGGCGCGGCCAGGGCGACGGTCGTGCTGGTGCACGGGGCATGGGCCGACACCTCAAGCTGGAGCGGGGAGGTGCAGGCTCTGCAGCGGGCGGGTCACGCCGTGCGGGCCGTGGCCAACCCGCTGCGCGGCCTGTCCGGTGACGCGCAGACCGTACGGGACTTCCTGCGCACCCTCTCGGGGCCGGTCGTGCTCGTGGGGCACTCCTACGGCGGCTCGGTGATCACGAATGCCGCCGCCGGCGACCCGGACGTCAAGGCGCTGGTCTATGTGAGCGCCGCGGCGCCGGACGTCGGCGAGACCACCGGGCAGCTCAGCGGCTCCGGCTCGGCGCTCGGCGGCGACCCGGCCACCCTCTACGACCGCTCGTCCTACCCCGGATCGAGCGGCGAAGCGGCCGACCTGTACCTGAAGCGGGCGGTGTTCCTGCGCTTCTTCGCCCCCGACCTGCCCCCCGCGATGGCCAACCGGCTGTGGGCCTCCCAGCGGGCCGCCTCGACGGTCGCGTTCACGACGCCGTCGAAGGCCGCGGCGTGGAAGAAGATCCCGTCCTGGTACTTCATCGCCACCGGCGACCGGATCATCGTGCCGGCCTCGCAGCGGGCGATGGCCAGGCGGGCGGGCTCGAAGGTCACCGAGTTCCCGGGCGGCTCCCACCTCGCGCTCATCTCGCACCCGGACGCCGTGACGCGGGTGATCGAGGACGCGGTCTGCTCCGTGCGCTGA
- a CDS encoding carbohydrate ABC transporter permease: MTTTAPAPRRERVTDRDRSPAERAPERADHSRERVRGFDRVWLVVFLAPFLLLYLGFTLWPLAATIYYSFFDWSGIGPIDNFVGADNYGSILVDPLFWLSVVNTLIFALLTTVIKLPISLLAAIVLTRKWLRGKRFFRTLFFAPLIIPVAMAGLVFTYLLNPSNGALNAILRDLGLVDQGFDVFANRWSALLVLVLVSVWQIFGQYMIYWIAALQNVPEEVYEAAAIDGAGEWKKLTRITLPMIRPVAVIIALLGIVNAMHVFGLVVTLTAGGPGTSTYVVSYFIYQNAFGSVPFAYGYASAAALLFSVIAFVLVSAQGVAVRRAQRLRKEYGV, translated from the coding sequence ATGACAACCACCGCCCCCGCCCCACGCAGGGAGAGGGTGACGGACAGGGACCGGTCGCCCGCCGAGCGGGCGCCCGAACGCGCCGATCACTCCCGCGAGCGCGTCCGCGGCTTCGACAGGGTCTGGCTGGTCGTCTTCCTGGCCCCCTTCCTGCTGCTCTACCTCGGCTTCACCCTCTGGCCGCTGGCCGCGACGATCTACTACTCCTTCTTCGACTGGTCGGGCATCGGCCCGATCGACAACTTCGTCGGGGCGGACAACTACGGCTCGATCCTGGTCGACCCGCTGTTCTGGCTCTCGGTGGTCAACACGCTGATCTTCGCCCTGCTGACCACCGTCATCAAGCTCCCGATCTCGCTGCTGGCGGCGATCGTGCTCACCCGCAAGTGGCTGCGCGGCAAGCGGTTCTTCCGGACCCTGTTCTTCGCGCCGCTCATCATCCCCGTCGCCATGGCGGGCCTGGTCTTCACCTACCTGCTCAACCCGTCCAACGGCGCCCTGAACGCCATCCTGCGTGACCTCGGCCTGGTCGACCAGGGGTTCGACGTGTTCGCCAACCGGTGGAGCGCGCTGCTCGTGCTCGTGCTCGTCTCCGTCTGGCAGATCTTCGGCCAGTACATGATCTACTGGATCGCGGCGCTGCAGAACGTGCCGGAGGAGGTCTACGAGGCCGCCGCCATCGACGGCGCGGGCGAGTGGAAGAAGCTCACCCGCATCACGCTGCCGATGATCAGGCCGGTCGCCGTGATCATCGCCCTGCTCGGCATCGTCAACGCCATGCACGTCTTCGGGCTGGTCGTCACCCTCACCGCGGGCGGCCCGGGCACCAGCACGTACGTGGTGTCCTACTTCATCTACCAGAACGCCTTCGGCTCGGTGCCGTTCGCCTACGGCTACGCCTCGGCCGCGGCGCTGCTGTTCTCCGTCATCGCCTTCGTCCTGGTCTCCGCCCAGGGCGTCGCGGTCCGCCGGGCCCAGCGGCTCAGGAAGGAGTACGGCGTCTGA
- a CDS encoding carbohydrate ABC transporter permease — MAAITKTTGIDQAARRSHRTRANLIALPILAVIGLVWVYPFLWTISAAFKTQAGMFTSGASLLPDQLNFDNFVRAWVNAGFSGYFFNTVLYSVVSTLIELVKAALCGYVLARYEFPGRTLLYRMIVGTLFIPVASIIVPQFVLIENLGLLNTRAGVILAMSGGAGALYVLLFVGFFSSVPSDLFEAAKLDGAGFLKTFGLILPLAKPVIAVVVIFQFISSWNEFNIPLVFTLGQPDLQNLAVGMLSFQGEHATDWTGFAAGMTISFLPMLAIFLFFQNYFTRGLAGATKG; from the coding sequence ATGGCGGCGATCACCAAGACCACCGGGATCGACCAGGCCGCCCGGCGCAGCCACAGGACGCGGGCCAACCTCATCGCCCTGCCGATCCTGGCGGTCATCGGGCTCGTGTGGGTCTATCCGTTCCTGTGGACGATCTCGGCCGCGTTCAAGACCCAGGCCGGGATGTTCACCAGCGGCGCGAGCCTCCTGCCCGACCAGCTGAACTTCGACAACTTCGTCCGCGCCTGGGTCAACGCCGGGTTCTCCGGATACTTCTTCAACACGGTGCTCTACTCGGTCGTCTCGACCCTGATCGAGCTGGTCAAGGCGGCCCTGTGCGGCTATGTGCTGGCCAGGTACGAGTTCCCCGGCCGTACCCTGCTCTACCGGATGATCGTGGGGACCCTGTTCATCCCGGTCGCCTCGATCATCGTCCCGCAGTTCGTGCTGATCGAGAACCTCGGCCTGCTGAACACGCGGGCCGGCGTCATCCTGGCCATGTCCGGCGGCGCGGGCGCGCTCTACGTCCTGCTGTTCGTCGGGTTCTTCTCCAGCGTCCCGAGCGACCTGTTCGAGGCGGCCAAGCTCGACGGGGCCGGCTTCCTCAAGACGTTCGGCCTCATCCTCCCGCTGGCCAAACCGGTCATCGCGGTGGTGGTCATCTTCCAGTTCATCAGCAGCTGGAACGAGTTCAACATCCCGCTGGTGTTCACGCTCGGCCAGCCCGACCTGCAGAACCTCGCCGTCGGGATGCTCTCCTTCCAGGGCGAGCACGCCACCGACTGGACCGGGTTCGCCGCCGGGATGACGATCTCGTTCCTGCCGATGCTGGCGATCTTCCTGTTCTTCCAGAACTACTTCACGCGCGGCCTGGCCGGCGCCACGAAGGGGTGA
- a CDS encoding hydroxyacid dehydrogenase, with protein MLNGLYVMDPNRFDDVYGPQAREAIERHLTIASPPLTADRLTPDVLADLDVLVTGWGAPKLDAGLLAAAPKLSLVLYGAGSIKGMVTPEMWARGVRVTSAATANAEPVAEFALSQILYALKHGWRYVLAARAAAATAPRGPEIGAYDAVVGLVSLGATGRATARLLAHHHLDVQAYDPYADPEQAAALGVRLVGLKELFATSDVVSLHSPLTPETQRLVGTELLESMKPDATLVNTARGGLVDEAALVDVLSRRTDLFAVLDVTDPEPPVAGSPLFTMPNIVVTPHVAGSLGFERRRHGQAMAEELDRYVAGEPLLYEITESGLARRA; from the coding sequence ATGCTGAACGGGCTGTACGTGATGGACCCGAACCGCTTCGACGACGTCTACGGCCCCCAGGCCAGGGAGGCGATCGAGCGGCACCTGACCATCGCCTCGCCCCCGCTCACCGCCGACCGGCTCACCCCGGACGTGCTCGCCGACCTGGACGTGCTGGTGACCGGCTGGGGGGCGCCCAAGCTGGACGCCGGCCTGCTCGCCGCCGCGCCCAAGCTCTCGCTGGTGCTGTACGGCGCGGGCTCCATCAAGGGAATGGTCACGCCGGAGATGTGGGCCAGGGGAGTGCGGGTCACCTCGGCGGCCACGGCCAACGCCGAGCCGGTCGCCGAGTTCGCCCTCTCGCAGATCCTGTACGCGCTCAAGCACGGCTGGCGCTACGTGCTGGCCGCGCGCGCCGCCGCGGCCACCGCCCCGCGCGGACCCGAGATCGGGGCCTATGACGCGGTGGTCGGGCTGGTCTCGCTCGGCGCCACGGGCCGGGCCACGGCGCGGCTGCTCGCCCATCACCACCTCGACGTGCAGGCCTACGACCCGTACGCCGACCCGGAGCAGGCGGCGGCGCTCGGCGTGCGCCTCGTCGGCCTGAAGGAGCTGTTCGCCACCTCCGACGTGGTCAGCCTGCACTCGCCGCTCACCCCTGAGACGCAGCGCCTGGTCGGCACCGAGCTGCTGGAGTCGATGAAGCCCGACGCCACCCTGGTCAACACGGCGCGCGGCGGCCTCGTCGACGAGGCCGCGCTCGTGGACGTGCTGAGCCGGCGGACCGACCTGTTCGCCGTCCTAGACGTCACCGACCCGGAGCCGCCCGTCGCCGGGTCGCCGCTGTTCACCATGCCCAACATCGTCGTCACCCCGCACGTGGCGGGCAGCCTGGGCTTCGAGCGGCGCCGCCACGGGCAGGCGATGGCCGAGGAGCTCGACCGCTACGTCGCGGGGGAGCCGCTGCTGTACGAGATCACCGAGTCCGGACTGGCGAGGAGGGCGTGA